A window of Thermus antranikianii DSM 12462 contains these coding sequences:
- the ilvD gene encoding dihydroxy-acid dehydratase produces the protein MRSDRIKKGLQQAPARSMLRAVGVGDEDFNRPFVGVVNTFTDGMPCNYHLRQLALDLKAGLKEAGVFPFEFGAPAISDGISMGTPGMRASLISREVIADSVELIAQGYLYDGMVVLSACDKTIPGGAMGVIRSGVPGMVLYGGTIAPGEWQGRKLTIVSVFEAVGQRAAGRITDEELAAIERHAIPGPGACGGQYTANTMAMALEALGLSPIGYNAIPAVHPEKPKATREAGRILARAIERNWKPQDFLTRRSFLNAIAAVAATGGSTNAVLHLLAIAREVGVELSLDDFDQVSRKTPVIADLLPWGTYTAWELYEAGGTALVFKKLLEAGLLYGDEKTLTGNTLAEEVERAYREAEGQKVVFPVEQALKPQGGLVVLKGNLAPRGAVLKLAGTERTYFEGPARVFDSEEAAMEKVLAKEIRPGDVVVIRYVGPKGAPGMPEMLSVTSAIVGEGLGPEVALLTDGRFSGGTRGLMIGHIAPEAFVGGPIALLENGDRVRIDVEKRLLEVLLPEEELRKRQERWQPKPPTFRHGLFARYAALVEQADQGAVLRDPEA, from the coding sequence ATGAGATCCGACCGCATCAAGAAAGGCTTGCAGCAGGCCCCCGCCCGCTCCATGCTCCGGGCGGTGGGCGTGGGCGACGAGGACTTCAATAGACCCTTCGTGGGGGTGGTGAACACCTTCACCGACGGCATGCCCTGCAACTACCACCTCCGCCAGTTAGCCCTGGACCTCAAGGCCGGGCTTAAGGAGGCCGGAGTCTTCCCCTTTGAATTCGGGGCCCCTGCCATCTCCGATGGCATCAGCATGGGCACCCCTGGGATGCGGGCAAGCCTCATAAGCCGGGAGGTGATCGCCGACAGCGTGGAGCTTATCGCCCAGGGCTACCTCTACGACGGGATGGTGGTCCTCTCCGCCTGCGACAAGACCATCCCGGGCGGGGCCATGGGGGTGATCCGGAGTGGGGTTCCAGGCATGGTTCTTTACGGGGGTACCATCGCCCCCGGGGAGTGGCAGGGGAGGAAGCTCACCATCGTTTCCGTGTTCGAGGCCGTGGGACAGAGGGCCGCCGGGAGGATCACCGACGAGGAGCTTGCCGCCATCGAACGGCACGCCATCCCTGGCCCCGGGGCCTGCGGTGGCCAGTACACGGCCAACACCATGGCCATGGCCCTCGAGGCCCTGGGCCTCTCCCCCATCGGCTACAACGCCATCCCCGCCGTGCACCCGGAAAAGCCCAAGGCCACCCGGGAGGCGGGCCGTATCCTGGCCCGGGCCATAGAGCGAAACTGGAAACCCCAGGATTTCCTCACCCGCAGAAGCTTCCTCAACGCCATCGCCGCCGTGGCCGCCACCGGGGGGAGCACCAACGCCGTGCTGCACCTCCTGGCCATCGCCCGGGAGGTGGGGGTGGAGCTGAGCCTGGACGACTTCGATCAGGTTTCCCGGAAAACCCCGGTGATCGCCGACCTCCTCCCCTGGGGCACCTACACCGCCTGGGAGCTTTACGAGGCCGGGGGCACCGCCCTGGTATTTAAAAAACTCCTGGAGGCAGGGCTTCTTTACGGGGACGAGAAAACCCTCACCGGCAACACCCTGGCCGAGGAGGTGGAACGGGCCTACCGGGAAGCGGAGGGGCAGAAGGTGGTCTTCCCCGTGGAGCAGGCCCTGAAGCCCCAAGGGGGCCTGGTGGTCCTTAAGGGCAACCTGGCCCCGAGGGGAGCGGTTCTGAAGCTGGCCGGCACCGAGCGCACCTACTTCGAGGGCCCGGCCCGGGTCTTCGACTCCGAGGAAGCCGCCATGGAAAAGGTCCTGGCCAAGGAGATCCGCCCCGGGGACGTGGTGGTGATCCGCTACGTGGGCCCCAAGGGTGCTCCCGGGATGCCCGAGATGCTTTCCGTCACCAGCGCCATCGTGGGGGAGGGCTTGGGTCCCGAGGTGGCCCTTCTCACCGACGGCCGCTTCTCCGGGGGCACCCGCGGCCTCATGATCGGCCACATCGCCCCCGAGGCCTTCGTGGGGGGACCCATCGCCCTTTTGGAGAACGGGGACCGGGTGCGGATCGATGTAGAAAAGCGCCTTTTGGAGGTCCTCCTCCCCGAGGAGGAGCTAAGGAAGCGGCAGGAGCGCTGGCAACCCAAGCCCCCCACCTTCCGCCACGGCCTCTTCGCCCGCTACGCGGCCTTGGTGGAGCAGGCGGACCAGGGAGCGGTGCTAAGGGACCCTGAGGCCTAG
- a CDS encoding c-type cytochrome, which yields MKRFLPLLFLVGLGAALAQGTEGLWAKTCAVCHGEKAQGVRPYPGLQGVGPFFATPEGRRYLVLVVLYGKKGEAGLMPGFAQLKDEELAALLNHLKALLQAKGDPFTPEEIRKGRGLNLTPDGVKRPGKP from the coding sequence ATGAAGCGGTTTTTGCCCCTCCTTTTTCTCGTGGGCTTGGGGGCGGCCCTGGCCCAGGGGACGGAGGGGCTTTGGGCCAAAACCTGCGCCGTCTGCCATGGGGAGAAGGCCCAGGGGGTGCGGCCCTACCCCGGCCTTCAGGGGGTGGGCCCCTTCTTCGCCACCCCGGAGGGGAGGCGGTACCTGGTCCTGGTGGTCCTCTACGGCAAGAAGGGGGAGGCCGGGCTCATGCCCGGTTTTGCCCAGCTCAAGGACGAGGAGCTTGCCGCTCTATTGAACCACCTGAAGGCCCTTCTCCAGGCCAAGGGGGATCCCTTCACCCCGGAGGAGATACGCAAGGGGCGAGGCTTGAACCTCACCCCCGATGGGGTCAAGCGGCCGGGGAAACCCTAG